CCAGGCATGTCAGGTGATAACGCGCTCGCAGAGACTGTCGATTAACTCGACAGGTCACTAGCACGACACTTTTTCATCCACCATGCCTAAGCAGTACCCAGCCAACTGATCCGGTGGTCCCTTACGCACCCACGGTGCGCAAGCGGCGGTCAGCCAGCCACTCCGATGAACCCTTACGCACCCACAGTGTGTAAGCAACGCCTGTTTTGCCGATTTTGGTGCTCCCTTACGCACCCACAGTGCGTAAGCAGTGCTCAGCCAACCGATCCGGCGGTCCCTTACGCACCCACAGTGCGTAAGCAGTGCTCAGCCAACCGATCTGGCGGTCCCTTACGCACCCACAGTGCGTAAGCGGCGGTCAGCCAACTGATCCGGTGGTCCCTTACGCACCCACGGTGCGCAAGCAGTGCTCAGCCAGGTACTCCGACGAACCCTTACGCACCCACAGTGCGTAAGAAACGCCTGTTTTGCCGATTTTGGTGCTCCCTTACGCACCCACGGTGCGCAAGCAGTGCTCAGCCGGCCACTCCGACGAACCCTTACGCACCCACGGTGCGTAAGCACCTACGAGTTAATCACAGTCTCTCGCAGCGCGTTATTTCCACTGTGACCTCGGTGACGGGGAAGAAATAGCGCGCTCCTGAAGCGTTAGCGCTCAAACCTGGGCAAAATCTGAAGCCACCGACGCTGGTGGCTTTTACTTTTTTCAACACAAAAGTATACTGAGAAAGGCTATCTTACTCAGATTGCGTGGTTTCGGCTGCGCAGCTCGATTTACCATTGTTTAATGTCCAGGTACGACCCATTCTCGGCGATGTCCTCACCTTGCATGGATACATACTTCCATCCTGAGCCTTTGCGTGAACGAACTGTAGATTTTGACAGTCATGTTCTGGATGCTAGAGATTAGAACACCGCCGGCTTCGGCTGGAGCCATGTTCTGGCGACTTTGTCGGAAGTTCGGCTGGAGTCATGTTCTGGCGACTTGGTCGGAAGTTCGGCTGGAGCCATGTTCTGGCGACTTGGTCGGACGCTCGGCTGAAGCCGTGTTCTGGCGACTTGGTCGGAGGCTCGACCGGAGACAGGTTCTGGAGGCATGTTCTTTCTGGAGCTTTGGCTTCTGCCCAGCAGGTATGCAGGTGGGGAGACGAGCAGGTGTGCAAGAGGCGGGGTTGAAGTACAAGCAGCATGAAGCCGAGTTGAAATTGAACTTGAAGCCGAGTTGAAATTGAAATGGAACACTTTCGGGTTGAAATGGAAACACTTAATGGGGGGATCACGATGTCGGGACATTCCAAATGGCATAATATCCAACGCCGAAAAGGAAAACAGGACTCCGTTCGTGGGCAGTTGTTCACAAAACTTTCCAAGGATATTTACCTTGCAGCCAAAGAAGGCGGCGGCAATCCAGATACGAATTTTCGCTTGAAGACAGCGCTTGAACGTGCAAGACAGAGCAACCTTCCGGCTGACAGTATCACGCGAACCATTGCGAAGGCGACGGGGACACTTGAAGGTCACCACTACGAAGAGCTGCTGTACGAGGGATATGGACCCGCTGGTACAGCGGTAATGATGGAAGTTGTGACAGATAATCGCAATCGCACTGCAGCGGACGTGCGGCACATCTTCGCAAAGCGAGGCGGCAATCTCGGAGAATCAGGGTGTGTTGCATGGATGTTTCGTCGCATCGGGGAAATAAGCATCGACAAGGCAACCACCAGCCTTTCCTTCGATGATTTGATGTTGCTTGTGCTTGATGCAGGAGCCGACGACATCAAGGAGACTGAAGACCAGTACGTTGTTACCACGGCGCCTGAGCAGCTTGCGGCAGTCAGAGACCACTTGGAGGAAAGCGGACTCACCTTGGCAGATGCAGAGATTACCTATGAACCGCAGAATACCATTCCTGTTGAAGGCGAGACGCTGGACCAGGTGCTTGATTTGGTGGATGCACTTGAGGCGTACGATGACGTGCAGAGCGTGTATGCAAACTTTGAACCTGTGGAGGAGTAGGCGAGGCATAGGCCATCTGGTGCCGCCGGCTCGTACATAGACCATCATAGACGATCATAGACGTTCATAGACGTTCATAGACGTTCATAGACGTTCATAGACGATCATAGACGATCATAGACGATCATAGACGATCATAGACGATCATAGACGATCATAGACGATCATAGACGATCCCAAATTTGTTCGTCACAACGTAAATGATGATCACGTTTCCGCATATTTCAGGCCACATGCGGCAAGCTAGCCTCAGAATCAATTCGAGGTGAGTGCTATGAGAGCGTATGGTGGATTTCGCACAAAGTTGCGGAAGTCCGTGGTCAAAAGAGCAATCGTCAGGATGGTGTTCGGTGTTTTTGCCTCACTAGCCTTGATTCAGCCGCATACCACGGCTTTCGCTGACACACCTGCTGTGACAGACTTTGGCCAAGTCGAAGCGACACCTGCGCTGACGAGTCACTCGGGCGGCTTTCGGCAGGCTGTGTTTTTGACCCTATATCCGGACGGCAGAAGCCATTCAGAAGTCCGCGGTGTGAAAGACGACGCTGAGAATACTTTCGTCGGAGAACATCCGACGTGGCAATTTGATGGCACCTTAACATGGTTTTTGCAAATGCCAGTCTACGTACGACAATTGTCACCTCACCAACAGTCTGCCAGCGCGAGTCCTGTGTAGTTGCCAGCGCGAGTCCTGTGTAGTGAAGTGACACGCGTTCTTCCACTGAACGGAACTGAGGTAGGAGAATAACCTCCCTGTGGCGAATAGTGCACGGGGAGGATTTTTATGTGCGCATATCGCATTCTTGGCATTGACCCGGGTCTCGCGAGACTTGGTTACGGTGTTGTGGATCTCGAGGGGACTGATATACTCCCTGTAGATTATGGCTGTTTGGAAACACCACCAGAGTGGTCGACGATGAAGCGGCTTCAATTTCTATATCATGAAATCACCAGTATCATAAAGAAACACACGCCAGAGATAATGGTCGTTGAACAGCTATTTTTCTATAAAAATGTGACGACCGCCTTTGTCGTCGGACAGGCGCGGGGAGTTGCCATCCTCGGCGGTGTCGAATCAGGACTAGAATACGCTGAGTACACGCCAATGCAAGTGAAGCTGGCTGTAACCGGGTACGGCAAGGCGACCAAAACACAAGTTCAGGACATGGTCAGGATTCTCCTCAAGCTCTCGGAACGGCCCGAACCAGATGACACGGCAGATGCGTTAGCAATCGCAATCACGCATGCCAATGCATCAAGGCGAAAAGTGCTGTCACAGAGTCGGACATCCGATGGACCTCGTCGTGTCATCCGATATGGAAGAGGGGTTAAACCGTGATTGTCTTTTTGCGCGGTAGTGTGGCAAAAGTTACCGCTACATATGCTGATATGGATGTGAGCGGCGTAGGATACCGCGTGTTCATTACGGAGCCACATGCGAAGGTGTTATCGACCGGATCGGAAACGTTCGTGTATACTTATCACCACGTTCGCGAAGACGCAGCACTCCTCTTTGGCTTTGAATCGGAATCGCTGCGCGACTGGTTCGAGCTTTTAATCGGCGTCTCCGGGATTGGGCCAAAAGGTGCACTGCAGATGCTGTCAAGTGTATCCGTCCCTGAGTTGGCTGCGGCCATTCAGGATGAGGACCTGGATGCTCTCTGCAAACTACCGGGGATTGGCAAGAAAACGGGGCAACGTTTAATTGTCGAATTGAAAGAAAAAGTGACCAAGTTGGAATGGGAGTCGCTTGGCGAAGCCGTTGCAAAGCCGCTGCGGCAGACAATAGGCAAGCGCCATCCGCTTGAAGATGATGCCACGGCGGCTCTCGTTGCTCTCGGATATCCGGACAAGTTTTCCGTAGAAAAGGTCCGACAGGTTTTAGAAAAGGGCCGTTATGAAACAGTGACCGAAGTCGTACGGGCGGCGCTGCAGCAGTTGGTGCCGTGACGGGGGTACCATGTTTCGTCAGATTGCACGGACGTCCGCATAAGTGGATTGCCATGTTTAAGCCCGACCTGCGCTGACGTGCAATAAAAGGGGGGTGCTTTGCGCTCATGACAGACAGGGTTGTTTCAGCAGATTTCAGTCTCGACGATGCTTCTATGGAGTCTATTCGTCCACGGTTTCTTGAGGATTACATTGGTCAAGAGGCTGTCAAACAGAACCTGAAAGTCTTTATACAGGCTGCAAAGGAGCGCCAGGAGGCCCTCGACCATGTGCTCTTGTATGGCCCACCTGGGCTCGGGAAAACTTCACTCTCCATGATCATTGCCAATGAACTTGGGGTACAATTACGACAGACATCTGGACCTGCGATTGAGCGCCCTGGTGATTTGGCTGCACTTGTAACTAACCTTCAACCGGGCGATGTCCTGTTTATCGACGAGATTCACCGACTATCACGGCCAGTCGAGGAAGTCCTGTATCCGGCGATGGAGGATTTTTCGATTGACATCATCATTGGGAAGGGTCCTCATGCCCAGACGGTACGGCTCGATGTACCGCCGTTTACACTTATTGGGGCAACGACCAGAGCGGGGCTGCTGTCTGCACCGCTAAGAGATCGATTCGGGGTCATCTCCCATCTCGACTATTACAAACCAGAAGAGTTAACGAAGATTGTAAAACGGACGGCGGATATTCTCGGCATGCCCGTTGATGCTGATGCAGCGCTTGAAATCGCGAGGCGCTCGCGCGGTACGCCGAGAATTGCCAATCGCCTGCTCAAGCGGGTACGAGATTTTGCACAGGTGGAGCAAGCTTCCATCATCCGATTACAGACAGCTCAGTTTGCACTGTCGAAATTGCATGTCGATGAACTTGGACTTGATGAACTGGATTACAAAGTTCTGGCGGCGATTGTGGAGAAATTCGCAGGCGGCCCAGTGGGCCTTGACACACTTGCTGCCGCGGTTGGCGAAGAGTCGGGAACGATTGAAGACGTGTACGAGCCATACTTGATTCAAATGGGTTTGATTCAGCGTACGCCTCGGGGACGAATGGCCACAGAACGCACCTATCGACATTTGGGGTTGCCGATTCCGGGTCGAACGCTCGATTTTCTGCCAGATGAAAATCCTTGAAATCGCTGAAATCCTTGAAATCCTTGACAATCCTGGATTAGACAGTCGTTAGCGAATCATCGTGAAGACGGATAGTCCAGCATATGGTTAACCAGAGAAAATAAATTCCATACCGCGCCGTAATAAACCCTCACAATACGCACGACCGGTCGCGAATACCTATGAAACGAGGTGGATCGAGTGCAGAGGTTTTTCGCCAGACGGAGAAATACCGCGGCGCACGTGCAACTCGATGCCTTGGTGGAACGGGCACAGACCGGCGATACAGAGGCTCGTTCTGAGTTGCTTGAGGCGTACACGCCGTTCATTTTGCGTGTCGCATCGCAGACAGCAAAGCGTTACATCCATCGGGAGCACGACGACGAGTTCAGTATCGCCTTGTTGGCCATGAATGAAGCGCTTGACCGCTTCGATGCGAGTAAAAATGCCAGTTTCCTAAATTTCGCCGAAACGGTCATACGTCGGAGATTGATTGACTATTTTCGGTCGCACCAGCCAAACCAGGCTGTTTCGTTGTGGTCTGAATTTGATTTGCAAGATGATGAGGATAACGTGGTCAATTACGCAGAGATTGAATCTGCTGTATCCGCACATGCTAGAGTTGTCGAACAGCACGACCGTAAGTACGAGATTGACGAATATGCGCAGGAGCTGTCACAATTCGGCCTTCGCTTCGGCGACCTCGTGGAATTGGCCCCCAAACACGTTGATGCGCGCGCGAATGCTATGGACGTGGCGAGAGTCATTGCCGAGGACACAGAGCTCAGAGACTTTGTGTACCGAAAGAAATCGCTGCCTCTCAAAGATCTAGAAGAGCGGGTTTCGGTTTCCCGCAAGACACTTGAGCGACAGAGAAAATATATTATCGCTATTGTTGTTTTGTTATGCGGCGATTATCAGTACCTACAGAGTTATGTCAAGTAACAAAGTATGTCCGGTAAGAAAGGAGGTGCGGTTATGAAGCGCCGGGGTATCGTGCTGGAACTAGAAGAGAGAAAAGCAGTCGTACTGACACCAGACGGCGACTTCTGCCGCATCCCACGGGCGGGGAAAATGGAAGTGGGCATGGAGGTTGCTTGGCGCGAAGGGTTTCTGAGCATGGGGGGCGGACTAGCTTCTTTTGCCGGAAGGAGGTCGCGCCAAGCAAATCACAAGTG
The Alicyclobacillus curvatus genome window above contains:
- a CDS encoding YebC/PmpR family DNA-binding transcriptional regulator is translated as MSGHSKWHNIQRRKGKQDSVRGQLFTKLSKDIYLAAKEGGGNPDTNFRLKTALERARQSNLPADSITRTIAKATGTLEGHHYEELLYEGYGPAGTAVMMEVVTDNRNRTAADVRHIFAKRGGNLGESGCVAWMFRRIGEISIDKATTSLSFDDLMLLVLDAGADDIKETEDQYVVTTAPEQLAAVRDHLEESGLTLADAEITYEPQNTIPVEGETLDQVLDLVDALEAYDDVQSVYANFEPVEE
- the ruvC gene encoding crossover junction endodeoxyribonuclease RuvC, with the translated sequence MCAYRILGIDPGLARLGYGVVDLEGTDILPVDYGCLETPPEWSTMKRLQFLYHEITSIIKKHTPEIMVVEQLFFYKNVTTAFVVGQARGVAILGGVESGLEYAEYTPMQVKLAVTGYGKATKTQVQDMVRILLKLSERPEPDDTADALAIAITHANASRRKVLSQSRTSDGPRRVIRYGRGVKP
- the ruvA gene encoding Holliday junction branch migration protein RuvA, whose product is MIVFLRGSVAKVTATYADMDVSGVGYRVFITEPHAKVLSTGSETFVYTYHHVREDAALLFGFESESLRDWFELLIGVSGIGPKGALQMLSSVSVPELAAAIQDEDLDALCKLPGIGKKTGQRLIVELKEKVTKLEWESLGEAVAKPLRQTIGKRHPLEDDATAALVALGYPDKFSVEKVRQVLEKGRYETVTEVVRAALQQLVP
- the ruvB gene encoding Holliday junction branch migration DNA helicase RuvB, with translation MTDRVVSADFSLDDASMESIRPRFLEDYIGQEAVKQNLKVFIQAAKERQEALDHVLLYGPPGLGKTSLSMIIANELGVQLRQTSGPAIERPGDLAALVTNLQPGDVLFIDEIHRLSRPVEEVLYPAMEDFSIDIIIGKGPHAQTVRLDVPPFTLIGATTRAGLLSAPLRDRFGVISHLDYYKPEELTKIVKRTADILGMPVDADAALEIARRSRGTPRIANRLLKRVRDFAQVEQASIIRLQTAQFALSKLHVDELGLDELDYKVLAAIVEKFAGGPVGLDTLAAAVGEESGTIEDVYEPYLIQMGLIQRTPRGRMATERTYRHLGLPIPGRTLDFLPDENP
- the sigI gene encoding RNA polymerase sigma factor SigI — protein: MQRFFARRRNTAAHVQLDALVERAQTGDTEARSELLEAYTPFILRVASQTAKRYIHREHDDEFSIALLAMNEALDRFDASKNASFLNFAETVIRRRLIDYFRSHQPNQAVSLWSEFDLQDDEDNVVNYAEIESAVSAHARVVEQHDRKYEIDEYAQELSQFGLRFGDLVELAPKHVDARANAMDVARVIAEDTELRDFVYRKKSLPLKDLEERVSVSRKTLERQRKYIIAIVVLLCGDYQYLQSYVK